In Spiroplasma chinense, a single window of DNA contains:
- a CDS encoding potassium channel family protein, whose translation MAKKKSFAIIGASNFGLSVAKTLDEKRQNIKIFDINEEKLNLHLSDFEAGEAIVLDSTNKNALEKNGIAQFDCVIVAFGSDMEASILTVLNLIDLEVENIIVSARDKHHKRILLALGIEEDKIIIPDVLAGRLIATKSLFDIDGDVQSTDGEYSFTHIMVKNEEVFDKTINEAGLSTNKDFNIVQIKRNGKVVIPDEYTVLKEDDFIVMFAKNNMVNDLILKIRGEMEEE comes from the coding sequence ATGGCTAAAAAGAAAAGTTTTGCAATAATTGGTGCAAGTAATTTTGGATTATCTGTTGCAAAAACACTAGATGAAAAGAGACAAAATATCAAAATCTTTGATATAAATGAAGAGAAGTTAAATCTTCATTTAAGTGATTTTGAAGCTGGTGAAGCAATTGTTTTGGACTCAACCAATAAAAATGCTTTAGAAAAAAACGGAATAGCACAATTTGATTGTGTAATTGTAGCTTTTGGTTCTGATATGGAAGCAAGTATATTAACTGTTTTAAACTTAATAGACTTAGAAGTTGAAAACATCATTGTAAGTGCTCGTGATAAACACCACAAAAGAATTTTATTAGCACTTGGAATTGAAGAAGACAAGATCATCATCCCTGATGTACTTGCAGGAAGATTAATAGCAACAAAATCATTATTTGATATTGATGGAGATGTTCAATCAACTGATGGAGAATACAGTTTTACCCACATTATGGTAAAAAATGAAGAAGTATTTGACAAAACCATCAATGAAGCTGGGTTAAGTACTAACAAAGACTTTAACATAGTTCAAATTAAACGTAATGGAAAAGTTGTTATTCCTGATGAATATACAGTTTTAAAAGAAGATGACTTTATTGTTATGTTTGCAAAAAACAACATGGTAAATGACTTAATTTTAAAAATTCGTGGGGAAATGGAAGAAGAGTAA
- a CDS encoding lipoprotein, with the protein MKKLLGILGALSTIASTGATVVACGTTPADKGGETSGDSLNLGQIDNIYTPTILAAIKAKNSKLDISKLEVFSYDSTSAKIVYKKGQAPSSAEAAFDVKFTIKPIEFSTQNTELVTNILAGKIDEAGEVDITTKVGDLTKEDISKKTIIDSIGRMNGTFLSEKDVEVSDVQEINGSLQVTVKSLNQDLLKGESVSFVINQDIKSETLFRNTDLGTIFLPKQIWDKKEEYFDGTNENIGSNTLVSYIYLFQNLGDRNPLFKYLAADIAEMGTAFAIVAGATKEVENNLFMDGAKINLSWNNDENSNALLSGLISNDAKDVSLQFKLAEENRMVFKNYWKEDSIKVSETAYKSKNKETISKEIYNQLNDEFKNAVSFDIFMRYTVLHFSETKPTIEMLPAGDYIYGLNASALLLLGSAITDEYKPAQEGEDGPGAFPGMIEPGPGYKFEVVK; encoded by the coding sequence ATGAAAAAATTACTTGGAATTTTAGGAGCGTTATCAACAATCGCTTCAACAGGAGCTACAGTTGTGGCTTGTGGTACAACACCTGCAGATAAAGGTGGAGAAACTAGTGGAGACTCACTAAATCTTGGGCAAATCGACAATATTTACACACCAACTATCCTAGCTGCTATAAAGGCTAAAAACTCAAAACTAGATATTTCAAAATTAGAAGTATTCAGTTATGACTCAACAAGTGCAAAAATTGTTTATAAAAAAGGTCAAGCCCCTTCAAGTGCAGAGGCTGCATTTGATGTGAAATTTACTATAAAACCAATTGAGTTTTCAACTCAAAACACTGAATTAGTAACCAATATTTTAGCTGGTAAAATTGATGAAGCTGGAGAAGTGGATATTACTACTAAAGTTGGAGATCTTACAAAAGAAGATATTTCAAAGAAAACTATTATTGATTCAATTGGTAGAATGAATGGAACTTTTTTAAGTGAAAAAGACGTTGAAGTTAGCGATGTTCAAGAAATAAACGGAAGTTTACAAGTTACAGTTAAATCTTTAAATCAAGATTTATTAAAAGGAGAGTCAGTATCATTTGTAATAAATCAAGACATAAAATCTGAAACCTTATTTAGAAATACAGATTTAGGTACTATTTTTCTTCCTAAACAAATTTGAGATAAAAAAGAAGAATATTTTGATGGAACAAATGAAAATATAGGGTCAAACACACTTGTAAGTTATATTTATTTATTCCAAAACTTAGGGGATAGAAACCCATTATTCAAATACCTAGCTGCTGACATAGCTGAAATGGGAACTGCTTTTGCTATTGTAGCTGGAGCCACAAAAGAAGTTGAAAATAACTTATTTATGGATGGAGCAAAAATCAATCTTTCATGAAATAATGATGAAAATTCAAATGCTCTGCTTTCAGGGTTAATTTCAAATGATGCAAAAGATGTTAGTTTACAATTCAAACTTGCCGAAGAAAATAGAATGGTATTTAAAAATTATTGAAAAGAAGATTCTATAAAGGTATCTGAAACCGCATATAAGTCAAAAAATAAAGAAACTATTTCAAAAGAAATTTACAACCAATTAAATGACGAATTTAAGAATGCTGTTAGTTTTGATATTTTTATGAGATACACAGTATTGCATTTTTCAGAAACTAAACCAACAATAGAAATGTTACCAGCTGGAGATTACATTTATGGTTTAAATGCAAGTGCATTGTTGCTTCTTGGATCAGCAATAACTGACGAATACAAACCTGCACAAGAAGGTGAAGATGGTCCCGGTGCATTTCCTGGAATGATTGAACCAGGACCTGGTTACAAATTCGAAGTCGTAAAATAA
- a CDS encoding ABC transporter permease, translating into MNKQKLFFKNMFKNIIKNQLQLVMVILLMFLSVFVFTISDSSSQRLTNSSVSFNQKSNLHDAVITLEDSSYNFIENDEFRTITNASVRNELIVNYLKNSVKNKNSDMSFRLARTETRNFNLSSGKTFKAITLDSQKEVDSFVVSYGMPLEMWDEYANSLNDLTKRWVYLSEAFANENNIKVNDIIRLNDDSYGSNILVKDSEIREVNIDSYSKQDINTWLPISRYSSMNWFQVVGFGSSADFSAPIISTTSPLPNKQNEGLVFVNPKNFGWEKKYLSTSFDGEIINVMKEAITDSNELRNYKVFVTNAETQSQETLRAMSKQDVEVYYSIKFNKKVNIDSATEQLNEILTNITRGSEYGLRSNFTPDSTSNGKIAFSINDKDYKFYFRTSLFDYITNYFKLIMYISTVVIALIGVWILLIMLKNQIQKTFSQNGVLISLGYKRSELIISNCLYPVFISVIGGISGYLIALPFQNIIVSIYQKFFTIEFLPLDFSWIGLVSMVFGLFVILLLITLLTYSILFNKYTTLQMINYENASTTNKFNIALKKVLTRSKKFSPRFKGAILASSVSKFISITSVMLVSSIIVSIGVIAPNMLSNYMKYSFIDNEYDNQIEYEAPLANAPTTFLKTYNPNSNISLEATDYANDLLEMYLNNDISADVYKPKSDVITMTNLLYKNLNKEFLQNTNLDLETKVEGIDESVLKSTIISSVWSDYKNFNIDKYSKKETLLAILNDEQKLKDRIDDVENLRLFYLKYRRTIGLNVRRPDYFIGNNNLNGANEEFISKDDITPAVRPISHPYAILLDDAGKINSDGSYEKSFFDDLSAGGWYAFTVRYTSEIYNWIKAFFIDNIQQGFLQGIYSSSPESMRKIMAESFNEDDKQFNALFNVIPYTKETDDLGIYSEANSDNVSFKVYGINEDNKTQNLLRDSKHNLLDGLFENKKNIIINETLAKRLKLKVGDEINFDYINEKLMKNGEFIKTDSWDVSELNATSENGFSNQQEMYASSPTDVIKSGLKNKSISDGFIYNTEIDSGSETMTSTTNMTELVNNGEIYREKDKINNTYYISGISRQYGNAKAWVQNETIKADIGYSESEALLFQIFLKEWSNPKIDTDGDNLITINSLKQLVESKKYEANGSDIYSKFKEFKEWANQNEENKKILKLFENEYPIFNYKASKEAEFNDVSKGLSVSQQYGDFSSFGLNGGQISGRSLTGYQVSSMKSIIQLSEAKKIQKRVMDNITLVVIFIVSGIIALCIIIIMLIVNLVIVKYQKIIAVMKVLGYKNSYILSVFVGMYIPIVMVTTILGYIVGVLSMWGLTSGLASNGLVVPFFAFTWWYPIAVLGIVWIIYVVSSITSWEILKRIRLLLAVQEG; encoded by the coding sequence ATGAATAAACAAAAACTGTTTTTCAAAAATATGTTTAAAAACATTATCAAGAACCAATTACAATTAGTAATGGTAATCTTGTTAATGTTTTTGTCTGTTTTTGTATTTACAATTTCAGATTCTTCATCTCAGAGGCTTACTAACAGTAGTGTGAGTTTTAATCAAAAGAGTAATTTACATGACGCTGTTATAACTCTAGAAGATTCTAGTTATAATTTTATAGAAAACGACGAATTTAGAACCATTACAAACGCAAGTGTAAGAAATGAGTTAATTGTTAATTATTTAAAAAATAGTGTAAAAAATAAAAATAGTGATATGTCATTCAGACTTGCAAGAACAGAAACAAGGAATTTCAACCTTAGTTCCGGAAAAACCTTTAAGGCAATAACATTAGATTCTCAAAAAGAAGTCGATTCTTTTGTTGTTTCATATGGTATGCCTTTAGAAATGTGAGACGAATATGCTAATTCTTTAAATGACCTGACAAAAAGATGAGTATATTTATCAGAAGCGTTTGCAAATGAAAATAACATCAAAGTTAATGATATTATTCGATTAAACGATGATTCTTATGGATCAAACATCCTTGTAAAAGATAGCGAAATAAGAGAAGTAAACATTGATTCATACAGCAAGCAAGACATTAATACATGATTACCTATTTCTAGGTATAGTTCTATGAACTGATTTCAGGTTGTGGGGTTTGGATCTAGTGCTGATTTTTCTGCACCTATAATTTCAACAACATCCCCATTACCAAACAAACAAAACGAAGGTCTTGTTTTTGTGAATCCTAAAAATTTTGGGTGAGAAAAAAAATATTTATCAACTTCATTTGATGGTGAAATAATAAATGTTATGAAAGAGGCAATTACAGATTCGAATGAGTTAAGAAATTATAAAGTTTTTGTAACAAATGCTGAAACACAGTCACAAGAAACATTGAGAGCTATGTCAAAACAGGACGTAGAAGTATATTATTCTATTAAGTTTAATAAAAAAGTGAATATTGATAGTGCTACTGAGCAATTAAATGAAATATTAACAAATATTACAAGAGGTTCTGAATATGGTTTGAGAAGTAATTTTACACCCGATTCAACAAGTAATGGTAAAATAGCCTTTAGCATCAATGATAAAGACTATAAGTTTTATTTTAGAACTTCTCTTTTTGATTACATAACAAATTACTTTAAATTAATTATGTATATTTCTACTGTGGTAATTGCTTTAATAGGGGTTTGGATTCTATTGATAATGTTGAAAAATCAGATTCAAAAGACCTTTTCTCAAAATGGTGTTTTAATATCGCTGGGTTACAAGAGAAGTGAACTTATTATATCAAACTGTCTATATCCAGTATTTATATCTGTAATTGGTGGAATAAGTGGTTACCTAATTGCGCTACCCTTTCAAAATATAATAGTTTCAATTTATCAAAAATTCTTTACGATTGAATTTCTACCATTAGACTTTTCTTGAATAGGTTTAGTTTCTATGGTGTTTGGTTTATTTGTGATACTATTATTGATAACGTTGTTAACATATTCTATTTTATTTAACAAGTATACAACTTTGCAAATGATAAATTATGAAAATGCATCAACAACAAATAAATTTAATATAGCACTTAAAAAAGTGCTTACAAGAAGTAAGAAGTTCAGCCCGAGATTTAAAGGTGCAATACTAGCTTCCTCTGTATCAAAATTTATATCAATTACATCGGTAATGTTAGTGTCATCTATAATTGTTTCAATTGGTGTGATAGCTCCAAATATGTTATCCAATTATATGAAGTATTCGTTTATTGATAATGAATATGATAATCAAATCGAGTATGAAGCACCTCTTGCTAATGCTCCAACAACATTCCTTAAAACTTATAACCCAAATAGCAATATTAGTTTGGAAGCAACCGACTATGCTAACGATTTATTAGAAATGTATCTAAACAATGATATTTCAGCAGATGTTTATAAACCGAAAAGTGATGTTATAACAATGACAAACTTGTTATATAAAAATTTAAATAAAGAATTTTTACAAAACACAAACTTAGATCTGGAAACTAAAGTTGAAGGAATCGATGAAAGTGTGTTAAAATCAACAATTATTTCAAGCGTTTGAAGTGATTATAAAAATTTTAATATTGATAAATACTCAAAAAAAGAAACGCTTTTAGCAATTTTAAATGATGAACAAAAACTTAAAGATAGAATCGACGATGTTGAAAATCTTAGGTTGTTCTATTTAAAATACAGAAGAACAATAGGTTTAAACGTTAGAAGACCTGATTACTTTATCGGAAATAACAACCTTAATGGTGCAAATGAAGAATTTATATCTAAAGATGACATAACGCCTGCAGTGAGACCGATTTCTCATCCCTATGCAATTTTATTGGATGATGCAGGTAAAATTAATAGTGATGGATCATATGAAAAAAGTTTTTTTGATGATTTAAGTGCTGGTGGTTGATATGCATTCACTGTTAGGTATACTTCTGAAATATATAATTGAATAAAGGCGTTTTTTATAGATAATATTCAGCAAGGATTCTTGCAAGGAATTTATTCAAGCTCTCCTGAAAGTATGAGAAAAATTATGGCGGAGAGCTTTAACGAAGATGATAAACAATTTAATGCCTTATTTAATGTAATACCATACACCAAAGAAACAGATGACTTGGGTATATATTCTGAAGCCAATTCAGATAATGTTTCATTTAAAGTGTATGGAATAAATGAAGATAACAAAACTCAAAACTTACTGAGAGATTCAAAACATAATTTGCTTGATGGATTATTTGAAAATAAAAAAAATATAATAATTAATGAAACATTAGCAAAAAGACTGAAGCTAAAAGTAGGGGATGAAATTAACTTTGATTATATAAATGAAAAATTAATGAAAAATGGAGAGTTTATTAAAACTGATTCATGAGATGTTTCTGAATTAAATGCAACTTCTGAAAATGGTTTTAGTAATCAACAAGAAATGTATGCAAGTTCACCTACTGATGTTATTAAATCTGGACTTAAAAACAAGTCTATAAGTGATGGTTTTATTTATAATACCGAAATCGATAGTGGTTCTGAAACTATGACAAGCACAACAAATATGACAGAACTAGTAAATAATGGTGAAATATATAGAGAAAAAGATAAAATAAATAACACATATTACATTTCCGGAATATCTAGACAGTACGGAAATGCGAAGGCTTGAGTACAAAATGAAACAATAAAAGCGGACATTGGTTATTCAGAATCAGAGGCCCTTTTATTTCAAATATTTTTGAAGGAATGAAGTAATCCTAAAATTGATACAGATGGCGATAACTTGATAACAATCAATTCACTTAAACAGCTAGTTGAATCAAAAAAATATGAAGCTAACGGATCAGACATTTATTCAAAATTCAAAGAATTTAAAGAGTGAGCAAATCAAAATGAAGAAAACAAGAAAATATTGAAGTTATTTGAAAATGAATATCCAATATTTAATTATAAAGCTTCAAAAGAAGCTGAATTTAATGATGTTTCTAAAGGTTTATCTGTATCACAACAATACGGTGATTTTTCTAGTTTTGGTTTAAATGGAGGTCAAATTTCAGGAAGAAGTTTAACTGGTTACCAAGTTTCAAGCATGAAGTCTATAATTCAATTATCTGAAGCAAAAAAAATACAGAAAAGGGTTATGGATAACATTACACTTGTAGTTATTTTTATAGTTTCTGGAATAATTGCTCTTTGTATAATTATTATTATGTTGATTGTTAACTTAGTAATAGTTAAGTACCAAAAAATAATTGCAGTTATGAAAGTGCTGGGTTATAAAAACAGTTATATTCTTTCGGTATTTGTTGGTATGTACATTCCTATTGTTATGGTTACAACTATACTTGGTTATATTGTAGGGGTTTTATCAATGTGAGGGTTAACCTCTGGTTTAGCTTCTAATGGGCTAGTGGTTCCGTTCTTTGCTTTTACATGATGATATCCAATAGCTGTTTTAGGGATAGTTTGAATAATTTATGTTGTTTCCTCTATTACGAGTTGAGAAATTCTTAAAAGGATAAGATTGCTCCTTGCAGTTCAAGAAGGGTAG
- a CDS encoding ATP-dependent DNA helicase — protein MKKIVKGKLENLNEAKWELGCVFEGQKQKEWVSCDKNYFSNHLEYLKTIANEFVVFSIEQNKEGKEIKSVTQESEFEDAKLNSFLECVTYNKKFESLFDFMDSYKMEYDKSKSNESFLVWLMKNKIKHTYSKTLVENLIYLQNKNIDLKLLYEMFPVIENASRSFEEKDFYLQTVIDFLKKQTMFLFWEGLSDDISNLLQAIGFEVEEPVIIAIILTSQLINECESLGHVFLSREQFLDLYLKTFPMEKFDEVIEQIIEKDLLYIDDEFNCYSKLYFGYESKLVNRIKIYKEQEGYYNDYLDSKSAKDYEELFTKKFNDEQIEAIDNFLKNRISIISGGAGTGKTELIKTILDIFNFEYPREKMSVSAFSAMAKNNISDRVEDYLVKSKTDFNTIHKLLDWKGLKPKVLKGEGYLNYKLYIIDEASMIDVRMYQYLFEAIGNNFVRLVIIGDKNQLPAIGAGNVFEDLIESKIFKTTVLKINNRQNNNSDILRLANYILDESKKTKEEVVQFLSDLNPEEVEFFYPTNYLEVINRCELEYIKEDNWKNPDEKLFQIVANVNEVETDALFSTKALNFYLENRIVKERIENSAFGKESRILLTNNVSKFISKLSFELTNGQIGIVEKVGPIIGDNNNAIAEFDFNFSNKKFFGILKKDQKVYLNHQNKCKVSLQSAYALTTHKLQGAEFETIMYCPSQGHEKRSNFHSKRMVYTAITRARQKLIISGDRDGFINQICTPYVRGNSKFLELLNKIKSGSK, from the coding sequence ATGAAAAAAATTGTAAAAGGAAAATTAGAAAATTTAAATGAAGCTAAATGAGAATTGGGCTGTGTTTTTGAAGGTCAAAAACAAAAAGAGTGAGTTTCTTGTGATAAAAATTATTTTTCAAACCATTTAGAATATTTAAAAACTATAGCAAACGAATTTGTAGTGTTTAGTATTGAACAAAACAAAGAAGGTAAAGAAATAAAATCAGTAACACAAGAGAGTGAATTTGAAGATGCTAAGTTAAACTCGTTTTTGGAATGCGTAACTTATAATAAAAAGTTTGAAAGTCTGTTTGATTTTATGGACTCATATAAAATGGAATATGATAAAAGTAAAAGCAATGAAAGTTTTTTGGTTTGGTTGATGAAAAATAAAATTAAACACACTTATTCAAAAACTTTGGTTGAAAATTTAATTTATTTGCAAAATAAAAATATAGATCTTAAATTACTTTATGAGATGTTTCCTGTTATTGAAAATGCAAGTAGAAGTTTTGAAGAAAAAGACTTTTATTTACAAACAGTGATAGATTTTCTTAAAAAACAAACAATGTTTCTTTTTTGAGAAGGATTAAGTGATGACATTTCAAACCTATTACAAGCAATAGGTTTCGAAGTAGAAGAACCTGTTATCATAGCAATTATATTAACATCACAATTAATAAATGAGTGTGAATCATTGGGACACGTTTTTTTAAGCAGAGAACAATTTTTAGACTTATATTTAAAAACTTTCCCTATGGAAAAGTTTGATGAGGTAATTGAACAAATTATTGAAAAAGATCTGTTGTATATAGATGATGAATTTAATTGTTATTCAAAATTATATTTTGGATATGAAAGCAAACTTGTTAATAGAATAAAGATCTATAAAGAACAAGAAGGGTATTATAACGATTATTTGGACTCTAAATCTGCTAAAGATTATGAAGAACTTTTTACTAAAAAATTTAATGATGAGCAAATTGAAGCTATTGATAATTTTTTAAAAAATAGGATTTCAATAATTAGTGGTGGAGCTGGAACAGGTAAAACAGAATTAATAAAAACAATTTTAGACATTTTTAATTTTGAATATCCAAGAGAAAAAATGTCAGTAAGCGCTTTTTCTGCAATGGCCAAAAATAACATTTCGGATAGAGTGGAAGATTATCTAGTTAAATCAAAAACTGATTTTAATACAATTCATAAGTTACTTGATTGAAAAGGTTTAAAACCAAAAGTTTTAAAAGGGGAAGGTTATTTAAATTACAAATTGTATATCATTGATGAAGCGTCGATGATAGATGTTAGAATGTATCAATATTTATTCGAAGCAATAGGAAACAATTTTGTAAGATTAGTGATAATAGGTGATAAGAATCAATTACCAGCAATTGGTGCTGGTAATGTTTTTGAAGACCTTATAGAGTCAAAAATTTTTAAAACTACAGTTTTAAAAATCAATAATAGACAAAATAATAACAGTGACATATTAAGGTTAGCAAACTATATTTTAGATGAAAGTAAAAAAACAAAAGAAGAAGTTGTTCAATTTTTATCAGATTTAAACCCAGAAGAAGTTGAGTTTTTCTATCCAACAAATTACTTAGAGGTTATAAATAGATGTGAGTTAGAATACATAAAAGAAGATAATTGAAAAAATCCTGATGAAAAGTTATTTCAAATAGTGGCTAATGTTAATGAAGTTGAAACCGATGCTTTATTTTCAACAAAAGCGTTGAATTTTTATTTAGAAAATAGAATAGTGAAAGAAAGAATTGAAAACAGCGCTTTTGGAAAAGAAAGCAGAATATTACTAACCAATAACGTTAGTAAATTTATAAGCAAGCTTTCTTTTGAATTAACAAATGGGCAAATTGGAATAGTTGAAAAAGTGGGTCCAATTATTGGTGATAATAATAATGCTATTGCAGAGTTTGATTTTAATTTTTCGAATAAAAAGTTTTTTGGAATATTAAAAAAAGACCAAAAAGTTTATTTAAATCATCAAAATAAATGTAAAGTTTCTCTACAAAGTGCTTATGCATTGACTACTCATAAATTACAAGGTGCTGAATTTGAAACGATAATGTATTGTCCTTCTCAAGGACATGAAAAAAGAAGCAACTTTCATTCAAAAAGAATGGTTTATACTGCAATAACAAGAGCTAGACAAAAACTGATAATTTCGGGAGATAGAGATGGGTTTATAAATCAAATATGTACCCCGTATGTTAGAGGGAATTCTAAATTTTTAGAATTGTTAAACAAAATTAAATCAGGATCAAAATAG
- a CDS encoding integrase core domain-containing protein — translation MTDTINNLNRTEFIFHSDHGAQYSSKSVLATLKKVRAKTSMGRVGNSLDNREIEYFFCCLKGEYLNHINTKQMNIKDITKHISWYINWYNNERIQKNLNWKTPAPAAGVNVQV, via the coding sequence GTGACTGACACAATTAACAATTTAAATAGAACTGAATTTATTTTCCATTCAGATCATGGTGCTCAATATTCTAGCAAAAGTGTTTTAGCAACATTAAAAAAAGTAAGGGCTAAAACTTCAATGGGAAGAGTTGGTAATTCATTAGACAATAGAGAAATCGAATACTTTTTTTGTTGCCTAAAGGGAGAATATTTGAATCATATAAATACTAAACAAATGAATATTAAAGATATAACAAAACATATATCATGATATATAAATTGATATAATAACGAAAGAATACAAAAGAACTTGAATTGAAAAACACCAGCACCTGCTGCTGGTGTTAATGTTCAAGTTTAA